One Arthrobacter sp. StoSoilB19 DNA window includes the following coding sequences:
- a CDS encoding ABC transporter permease subunit, giving the protein MDVIFENLPLYWEGFLRTLFLSVVSGIFALILGTLLAAARVSPVAALRGFSTVYVEVLRNTPLTIAFFFAAVVLPRIGVKFEQFEIAAIIALSTYTAAFIAEAVRSGVNSVPVGQAEAARSIGMKFGQVLSLIILPQALRTVIPPLINILIALVKNSSVAGAFFVLELFGYGRQLANANGDAVITVLLGTAFFYLLLTVPLGILANTVERKVAIAR; this is encoded by the coding sequence ATGGACGTCATCTTTGAAAACCTGCCCCTGTACTGGGAGGGTTTTCTCCGCACTCTTTTCCTTTCCGTCGTCTCCGGTATCTTCGCGTTGATCCTTGGCACTTTGCTGGCCGCGGCACGCGTCTCCCCGGTTGCGGCACTCCGCGGTTTCAGCACCGTCTACGTGGAAGTCCTCCGCAACACCCCGCTGACCATCGCGTTCTTCTTTGCAGCAGTCGTGCTCCCCCGTATCGGAGTCAAGTTCGAACAGTTCGAGATCGCCGCGATCATCGCCCTCAGCACCTACACCGCCGCGTTCATCGCCGAAGCTGTCCGCTCAGGTGTCAACAGCGTGCCTGTCGGCCAGGCCGAGGCAGCGCGCAGCATCGGCATGAAGTTCGGCCAGGTGCTCTCGCTCATCATCCTCCCCCAGGCCCTGCGGACGGTGATCCCGCCGCTGATCAACATCCTGATCGCGCTCGTCAAGAACTCTTCGGTGGCCGGCGCCTTCTTCGTCCTGGAGCTGTTCGGCTACGGCCGCCAGCTGGCCAACGCCAACGGCGACGCCGTCATCACCGTCCTGCTGGGCACTGCGTTCTTCTATCTGCTCCTCACCGTTCCGCTGGGAATCCTCGCCAACACGGTGGAACGAAAGGTGGCGATTGCCCGATGA
- a CDS encoding ABC transporter permease subunit (The N-terminal region of this protein, as described by TIGR01726, is a three transmembrane segment that identifies a subfamily of ABC transporter permease subunits, which specificities that include histidine, arginine, glutamine, glutamate, L-cystine (sic), the opines (in Agrobacterium) octopine and nopaline, etc.), translating to MSSVLYDVPGPKARRVSLIASIIGGLLILGLLAWVVTILAQQGIFEARRWQIFTRGDVWQLLGKGLGSTLSAAALAAVIAFPLGLLLCLLRISDAAFIRIPMRIILEFLRGMPVVLMMLFILLGFGTSAFIAVVAGLVLYNAAVFAEIIRAGIQSLPKGQREAGLAIGLTSYKSRMLIELPQAIRRMMPSLVAQMVVLLKDTSLGYIVAYGELLRAVQVMADFLGTQYLFPIFFVAAAIYIAINISVSRLAVWIERRGSKKAAGGMAKAEPDVLEAAAP from the coding sequence ATGAGCTCGGTTCTCTACGACGTCCCCGGCCCCAAAGCGCGCCGGGTCTCCCTCATTGCCTCCATCATCGGCGGCCTGCTGATTCTCGGCCTGCTGGCCTGGGTGGTCACGATCCTCGCCCAGCAGGGCATCTTCGAGGCGCGCCGCTGGCAAATCTTCACCCGCGGCGACGTGTGGCAGCTGCTCGGTAAAGGGCTGGGGTCCACGCTCTCCGCAGCCGCACTGGCGGCAGTCATCGCGTTCCCGCTGGGCCTGCTGCTGTGCCTGCTCCGCATTTCGGATGCCGCATTCATCCGGATTCCCATGAGGATCATCCTGGAATTCCTCCGCGGCATGCCCGTGGTCCTCATGATGCTCTTCATCCTGCTCGGGTTCGGCACCTCGGCGTTCATTGCCGTCGTGGCCGGCCTGGTGCTGTACAACGCTGCGGTCTTTGCCGAGATCATCCGCGCCGGCATCCAGTCCCTGCCCAAGGGACAACGGGAAGCCGGCCTGGCCATCGGCCTCACCAGCTACAAGTCCCGCATGCTGATCGAGCTGCCGCAGGCGATCCGCCGCATGATGCCGTCCCTCGTGGCGCAGATGGTGGTGCTGCTGAAGGACACCTCGCTGGGCTACATTGTGGCGTACGGCGAGCTGCTGCGCGCGGTGCAGGTCATGGCGGACTTCCTTGGCACGCAGTACCTGTTCCCCATCTTCTTCGTGGCGGCGGCCATTTACATCGCCATCAACATCTCGGTCTCGCGGCTTGCCGTGTGGATCGAGCGCCGCGGCTCCAAGAAGGCAGCCGGGGGCATGGCGAAGGCCGAACCCGATGTTTTGGAAGCTGCGGCTCCGTAG
- the dapE gene encoding succinyl-diaminopimelate desuccinylase, which translates to MTAETAPDSSVSTLDLRQDVALLTAALMDINSVSGNEKQLADAVESALLGIPQLAVVRDGDAIIARTELGLAERVILAGHLDTVPLPLTEGSRGTVPSSWESGVPGEGVLYGRGATDMKGGVAVQLALAAGLFDGGAQPKRDVTFVFYDHEEVEAVKSGLGRLVRNHGDLLKGDFAILLEPTDGTVEGGCNGTSRFEASTVGEAAHSARAWMGSNAIHAAAPILARLAAYEPRTINVDGLDYRESLNAVKINGGTAGNVIPDRCVVEINYRFAPDKTPDQAEAHVRELLAGFDVVRTDAAAGARPGLQHPAAASFVAAVGAEPKPKYGWTDVARFSELGIPAVNFGPGDALLAHKDDEHVHADAIRKCLAALQSWLAA; encoded by the coding sequence GTGACTGCTGAAACCGCCCCAGACTCTTCCGTGTCCACCCTTGACCTCCGCCAGGACGTGGCGCTGCTGACCGCAGCGCTCATGGACATCAACAGCGTGTCCGGCAATGAAAAGCAGCTCGCGGACGCCGTCGAGTCCGCCTTGCTCGGGATTCCCCAGCTGGCCGTGGTGCGCGACGGCGACGCCATCATCGCCCGGACCGAACTTGGACTCGCTGAGCGTGTGATCCTTGCCGGCCACCTGGACACAGTGCCGCTTCCGCTCACCGAAGGATCCCGGGGCACCGTTCCCTCCAGCTGGGAATCGGGTGTTCCGGGCGAGGGCGTCCTGTATGGCCGCGGGGCCACGGACATGAAGGGCGGGGTGGCGGTCCAGCTCGCACTGGCGGCAGGATTGTTCGACGGCGGCGCGCAGCCCAAGCGGGACGTCACCTTCGTCTTCTATGACCACGAGGAAGTGGAGGCCGTGAAGAGCGGACTGGGACGCCTGGTCCGCAACCACGGCGACCTGCTGAAGGGGGACTTCGCCATCCTGCTGGAACCGACGGACGGCACGGTGGAGGGCGGCTGCAACGGCACCAGCCGGTTCGAGGCAAGCACGGTGGGGGAGGCCGCCCACTCGGCCCGCGCCTGGATGGGCAGCAACGCCATCCACGCCGCGGCACCGATCCTTGCCCGCCTGGCTGCCTACGAACCCCGGACCATCAATGTCGACGGGCTCGATTACCGGGAAAGCCTCAACGCGGTGAAGATCAACGGCGGCACGGCCGGGAACGTCATCCCGGACCGCTGCGTCGTCGAGATCAATTATCGGTTCGCCCCGGACAAGACGCCGGACCAGGCCGAAGCCCACGTCCGGGAGCTGCTGGCGGGCTTCGACGTGGTCCGCACCGATGCCGCCGCCGGCGCGCGGCCCGGACTGCAGCACCCTGCTGCCGCCTCGTTCGTGGCCGCCGTGGGAGCCGAGCCCAAGCCGAAATACGGCTGGACCGACGTCGCCCGCTTCAGTGAGCTGGGCATCCCGGCGGTGAACTTCGGCCCGGGGGACGCGCTGCTGGCGCACAAGGACGACGAGCACGTCCACGCCGACGCCATCCGCAAGTGCCTGGCCGCCCTGCAGAGCTGGCTCGCTGCCTGA
- the dapD gene encoding 2,3,4,5-tetrahydropyridine-2,6-dicarboxylate N-succinyltransferase — protein MTETASSAVPETLTSNADDRSAYGFGVATIATGDATVLDVWFPAPALGVAAENLRTVDNADETLVQIAENGTDEDRGTEQKVVFVQINLDEAPADTADAYLRLHLLSHRLVQPNTINLDGIFGKLPNVVWTNFGPAAVEGFELTRARLRRRGAVTVYGVDKFPRMVDYVVPSGVRIADADRVRLGAHLAAGTTVMHEGFVNFNAGTLGTSMVEGRISAGVVAGDGSDVGGGASIMGTLSGGGKEKITIGERVLLGANSGVGISIGDDSVVEAGLYVTAGTRVRVPGPKDEVGDDTTKIVKAAELSGVPNLLFRRNSTTGAVEALPRKGQTVELNDALHAN, from the coding sequence ATGACTGAGACCGCTTCCTCTGCCGTGCCCGAAACCCTGACCTCCAACGCTGATGACCGTTCCGCCTACGGTTTTGGCGTAGCCACCATTGCCACCGGCGACGCCACCGTCCTGGACGTCTGGTTCCCCGCGCCGGCACTGGGAGTTGCGGCGGAGAACCTCCGCACGGTGGACAACGCGGATGAAACCCTGGTGCAGATCGCCGAGAACGGCACTGACGAGGACCGCGGCACCGAGCAGAAGGTGGTCTTTGTCCAGATCAACCTCGATGAAGCCCCGGCGGACACCGCGGACGCCTACCTCCGCCTCCACCTCCTCTCGCACCGCCTGGTCCAGCCCAACACCATCAACCTGGACGGCATCTTCGGCAAGCTGCCCAACGTGGTGTGGACCAACTTCGGCCCGGCCGCCGTCGAGGGCTTCGAACTGACACGCGCAAGGCTTCGCCGCCGGGGCGCCGTCACCGTCTACGGCGTGGACAAGTTCCCGCGCATGGTGGACTACGTGGTCCCCTCCGGCGTCAGGATTGCCGACGCCGACCGGGTCCGCCTGGGCGCGCACCTCGCCGCCGGCACCACAGTCATGCACGAGGGCTTCGTCAACTTCAACGCCGGCACCCTGGGCACCTCCATGGTGGAAGGCCGTATCTCCGCAGGTGTCGTGGCCGGCGACGGCAGCGATGTTGGCGGCGGCGCCTCCATCATGGGCACCCTGTCCGGCGGCGGCAAGGAAAAGATCACCATCGGTGAGCGCGTCCTGCTCGGTGCGAACTCCGGCGTGGGCATCAGCATCGGGGATGATTCCGTGGTGGAAGCCGGGCTTTACGTCACGGCAGGCACCCGGGTCCGCGTTCCGGGCCCCAAGGACGAGGTGGGCGATGACACCACCAAGATCGTCAAGGCCGCCGAACTCTCCGGCGTGCCCAACCTGCTGTTCCGCCGCAACTCCACCACGGGGGCGGTGGAGGCCCTGCCCCGCAAGGGCCAGACCGTTGAACTGAACGACGCCCTGCACGCCAACTGA
- a CDS encoding TetR family transcriptional regulator C-terminal domain-containing protein — translation MPKIVDADARRQDVVQAVLRIIAVDGLERASLREVADEAGLAVGSVRHYFAGSDELLAFSFGTVVDRVVGRLEALLPGVQEAAQASPEQRQAVLTLLGGMLPLDEESAVEACAWLAFKNAARIRPFLAAEADRSHREVAAIVGGVVASLLPDDEPQENLVVEAERLLATLDGLCMHALLQPGWMTAQMCRDVLERHLDGLAR, via the coding sequence GTGCCCAAAATAGTAGACGCGGATGCCCGGCGTCAGGATGTTGTCCAAGCGGTTCTGCGCATCATCGCCGTCGATGGGCTGGAACGTGCCTCGCTGCGCGAAGTGGCGGACGAGGCCGGCCTGGCAGTCGGTTCCGTCCGGCACTACTTCGCTGGCAGTGATGAACTGCTGGCCTTCTCGTTCGGCACCGTGGTGGACCGGGTGGTCGGCAGGCTGGAGGCACTGCTGCCGGGCGTGCAGGAGGCTGCCCAGGCCAGCCCTGAACAGCGGCAGGCGGTTCTGACCCTCCTGGGCGGCATGCTTCCGCTGGATGAGGAATCAGCTGTGGAGGCCTGCGCCTGGCTTGCCTTCAAGAACGCGGCGCGGATCAGGCCGTTCCTTGCCGCCGAGGCCGACCGCAGCCACCGCGAGGTGGCCGCCATCGTGGGCGGAGTGGTCGCCTCCCTGCTCCCCGATGATGAACCGCAGGAGAACCTGGTGGTGGAGGCGGAACGCCTTCTGGCCACCCTGGACGGCCTGTGCATGCATGCCCTGCTGCAACCGGGCTGGATGACAGCGCAGATGTGCCGCGACGTGCTTGAGCGGCACTTGGACGGACTGGCACGGTAG
- the galE gene encoding UDP-glucose 4-epimerase GalE encodes MKILVTGGTGYIGSHTVLSLQEAGHDVAVIDNLVNSSEESLRRVAELSGKTAEFHNVDLVDEAAVDKVFAGAGIDAVIHFAGLKAVGESVQQPLKYYYNNLVGTLNLIRVMDRHDVRSIVFSSSATVYGEHNPIPYVEKMEIGANNPYGRTKEQIEDILSDLGAADSRWHIALLRYFNPVGAHPSGRIGEDPQGIPNNLVPFIAQVAVGRREKLMVFGGDYDTPDGTCLRDYIHVVDLAEGHVAALDHIAGRTGVFRWNLGSGKGSSVLEVLRSFEKAVGKPIPYEITSRRAGDLPAFWADATSALADLSWSTTKTVDQMCEDHWRWQKNNPQGYAS; translated from the coding sequence ATGAAAATCTTGGTCACAGGGGGTACCGGCTACATCGGTTCCCACACTGTTCTTTCCCTGCAGGAAGCCGGCCACGACGTGGCCGTCATCGACAACCTGGTCAACTCCAGCGAGGAGTCACTGCGCCGCGTGGCTGAGCTCAGCGGCAAGACCGCGGAGTTCCACAACGTCGACCTGGTGGACGAGGCCGCCGTCGACAAGGTCTTCGCCGGCGCCGGCATTGACGCCGTCATCCACTTCGCCGGGCTCAAGGCCGTGGGCGAATCAGTGCAGCAGCCGCTCAAGTACTACTACAACAACCTGGTGGGCACGCTCAACCTCATCCGCGTCATGGACCGGCACGACGTCCGCTCCATTGTCTTTAGCTCGTCCGCCACCGTCTACGGCGAACACAACCCCATCCCCTATGTGGAAAAGATGGAAATCGGCGCCAACAACCCCTACGGGCGCACCAAGGAACAGATCGAGGACATCCTCTCCGATCTTGGCGCAGCCGACTCCCGCTGGCACATAGCACTGCTGCGCTACTTCAACCCGGTGGGCGCGCACCCCTCAGGACGCATCGGCGAAGATCCCCAGGGCATCCCCAACAACCTGGTTCCGTTCATCGCCCAGGTGGCGGTGGGCCGCCGCGAGAAGCTCATGGTCTTCGGCGGCGACTACGACACCCCGGACGGCACCTGCCTGCGCGACTACATCCATGTGGTGGACCTGGCGGAAGGGCACGTCGCGGCACTGGACCACATTGCCGGCCGGACGGGCGTCTTCCGCTGGAACCTCGGCTCCGGCAAGGGCTCCTCCGTTCTGGAGGTCCTGCGCTCCTTCGAGAAGGCTGTGGGCAAGCCCATCCCCTACGAAATCACCAGCCGCCGGGCAGGGGACCTGCCCGCCTTCTGGGCCGACGCCACGTCCGCCCTGGCGGACCTGAGCTGGTCCACCACCAAGACGGTGGACCAGATGTGCGAGGACCACTGGCGCTGGCAGAAAAACAACCCCCAGGGCTACGCCTCGTAG
- a CDS encoding citrate synthase encodes MTETNNAATLLHAGGELKLPRIQVVEGNEGYDVSKLLKQTGAVTFDPGFMNTAATTSAITYIDGDAGILRYRGYPIEQLAQHSSFLEVSYLLIYGNLPTPTELDEFDQKIRRHTLLHEELKGFFGGFPRDAHPMPVLSSAVSALSTFYQDSLDPFNAEQVEVSTIRLMAKLPVIAAYAHKKSIGQPMLYPDNSMNLVENFLRLSFGLPAEQYELDPVIVKALDLLLILHADHEQNCSTSTVRLVGSSNANLFASVSAGINALFGPAHGGANEAVLKMLRQIQAEGLKPEDYMEKVKNKEDGVRLMGFGHRVYKNYDPRAKIVKATAHEILSKLGGNDELLDIAMRLEEKALSDDYFIQRKLYPNVDFYTGLIYKAMGFPEKMFTVLFAIGRLPGWIAQWREMISDPNTKIGRPRQLYIGEPERDYPVR; translated from the coding sequence ATGACTGAGACCAACAATGCTGCGACCCTGCTCCACGCAGGTGGCGAGCTGAAGCTCCCGCGCATCCAGGTTGTTGAAGGGAACGAGGGTTACGACGTCTCCAAGCTGCTGAAGCAGACCGGTGCCGTGACCTTCGACCCCGGCTTCATGAACACCGCAGCAACCACCTCGGCAATCACCTACATCGATGGCGATGCGGGCATCCTGCGCTACCGCGGATACCCCATCGAGCAGCTGGCGCAGCACTCCAGCTTCCTTGAGGTGTCCTACCTGCTGATCTACGGCAACCTGCCCACGCCCACCGAGCTGGACGAGTTCGACCAGAAGATCCGCCGCCACACCCTGCTGCACGAGGAGCTCAAGGGCTTCTTCGGCGGCTTCCCCCGCGACGCGCACCCCATGCCGGTGCTGTCCTCGGCGGTGTCCGCGCTGTCCACGTTCTACCAGGACTCGCTGGACCCGTTCAACGCCGAACAGGTGGAGGTCTCCACCATCCGGCTCATGGCCAAGCTGCCGGTCATCGCCGCCTATGCCCACAAGAAGTCCATCGGCCAGCCCATGCTGTACCCGGACAACTCGATGAACCTGGTGGAGAACTTCCTGCGCCTCAGCTTCGGCCTGCCCGCCGAGCAGTATGAGCTGGACCCGGTCATCGTCAAGGCCCTGGACCTGCTCCTCATCCTCCACGCTGACCACGAGCAGAACTGTTCCACTTCCACCGTGCGCCTGGTGGGCTCCTCCAACGCCAACCTCTTCGCGTCCGTTTCGGCGGGTATCAACGCCCTCTTCGGCCCGGCCCACGGCGGTGCCAACGAGGCCGTGCTCAAGATGCTCCGCCAGATCCAGGCCGAGGGCCTCAAGCCCGAGGACTACATGGAGAAGGTCAAGAACAAGGAAGACGGCGTCCGCCTCATGGGCTTCGGGCACCGCGTGTACAAGAACTACGATCCGCGCGCCAAGATCGTCAAGGCCACGGCGCACGAGATCCTCAGCAAGCTCGGCGGCAACGACGAACTGCTGGACATCGCCATGCGGCTGGAAGAGAAGGCGCTTAGCGACGACTACTTCATCCAGCGCAAGCTCTACCCGAACGTGGACTTCTACACCGGCCTGATCTACAAGGCCATGGGCTTCCCCGAGAAAATGTTCACCGTCCTGTTCGCCATCGGCCGCCTGCCCGGCTGGATTGCCCAGTGGCGTGAAATGATCAGCGATCCCAACACCAAGATCGGCCGTCCGCGCCAGCTGTACATCGGCGAGCCGGAGCGGGACTACCCGGTCCGCTGA
- the dapC gene encoding succinyldiaminopimelate transaminase, which translates to MTAATNSFGLDLPDYPWEAMAPYLAKASEHPGGAVNLSIGTPVDPTPQLIQDALKAAANAPGYPTVHGTPALREAIAGWFERRRGVSGLDPRNIMPTVGSKELVAWLPLLLGLKPGDVVVRPKVAYPTYDIGATLAGVTSVATDNLDELDDATRSRVRLIWVNSPGNPTGSVRGIESLKALVEQARELGAVVASDECYAELGWGDWDVQRGGRRVPSILDPQVAGGSHQGLLAVYSLSKQSNVAGYRAAFVAGDPDLMPNLVNSRKHAGMIVPYPVQEAMRVALGDDSHVEAQKDLYRGRRERLVPALLDFGLEIKDSDAGLYLWSTAGEDTWDTVARLADRGIVVGPGVFYGDAGNGYVRVALTGSDERIDAAVARLAGSGS; encoded by the coding sequence GTGACCGCAGCAACGAATTCGTTTGGCCTGGATCTGCCCGACTACCCGTGGGAGGCCATGGCGCCGTACCTGGCGAAGGCTTCGGAGCATCCCGGCGGAGCCGTGAACCTGTCGATCGGGACACCTGTCGATCCCACGCCGCAGCTGATACAGGATGCACTGAAGGCGGCCGCGAATGCTCCGGGATATCCCACGGTGCACGGCACCCCGGCGCTCCGGGAAGCCATTGCGGGCTGGTTCGAGCGCCGGCGCGGCGTGTCCGGCCTTGATCCCCGGAACATCATGCCCACGGTGGGGTCCAAGGAACTCGTTGCGTGGCTTCCGCTGCTGCTGGGCCTCAAGCCGGGGGACGTCGTCGTACGCCCCAAGGTGGCCTACCCGACGTACGATATCGGCGCCACCCTCGCAGGCGTCACCTCCGTGGCAACGGACAACCTGGACGAACTCGATGACGCCACCCGCTCGCGCGTCCGCCTCATCTGGGTCAATTCCCCCGGGAACCCCACGGGAAGCGTCCGGGGCATCGAATCCCTCAAGGCGCTTGTGGAACAGGCGCGTGAACTGGGTGCCGTGGTGGCCTCGGACGAATGCTATGCCGAACTCGGATGGGGGGACTGGGACGTCCAGCGCGGCGGCCGGCGCGTTCCCAGCATCCTGGACCCGCAGGTGGCGGGCGGCTCCCACCAGGGCCTGCTTGCCGTGTACTCGCTGAGCAAGCAGTCCAACGTCGCCGGATACCGCGCGGCATTCGTGGCCGGTGATCCGGACCTGATGCCCAACCTGGTCAACAGCCGCAAGCACGCGGGCATGATTGTCCCTTACCCGGTCCAGGAGGCCATGCGCGTGGCCCTGGGGGACGACTCCCACGTCGAGGCCCAAAAGGACCTGTACAGGGGCCGGCGGGAGCGGCTGGTGCCCGCCCTGCTGGACTTCGGCCTGGAGATCAAGGATTCCGACGCCGGGCTGTACCTTTGGTCGACGGCGGGGGAGGACACGTGGGACACGGTGGCCCGCCTGGCTGACCGCGGCATTGTGGTGGGACCCGGCGTCTTCTACGGGGACGCCGGCAACGGCTATGTCCGCGTTGCCCTCACCGGATCCGACGAGCGGATCGATGCGGCCGTGGCACGCCTGGCCGGATCAGGCTCCTAA
- the fdxA gene encoding ferredoxin — protein sequence MTYVIAQPCVDVKDKACIEECPVDCIYEGERSLYIHPDECVDCGACEPVCPVEAIYYEDDTPEEWADYYKANVEFFDDLGSPGGAAKVGNTGKDHPMIAALPPQNQDH from the coding sequence GTGACGTACGTAATCGCGCAGCCGTGTGTGGATGTTAAGGACAAGGCATGTATTGAGGAATGCCCGGTCGACTGCATCTATGAGGGCGAGCGTTCGCTGTACATCCATCCGGACGAATGCGTTGACTGCGGCGCCTGTGAACCGGTGTGCCCGGTGGAGGCCATCTACTACGAGGATGACACCCCCGAGGAATGGGCCGACTACTACAAGGCCAATGTTGAGTTCTTCGATGACCTCGGGTCCCCGGGTGGCGCGGCCAAGGTCGGCAACACGGGCAAGGACCACCCCATGATCGCCGCCCTGCCGCCGCAGAACCAAGACCACTGA
- the typA gene encoding translational GTPase TypA: MSETTTNTAVATASRSDLRNVAIVAHVDHGKTTLVDAMLKQTNSFAEHNHLEDRVMDSGDLEREKGITILAKNTTVAYNGPSSNGETITINVIDTPGHADFGGEVERGLSMVDGVVLLVDASEGPLPQTRFVLRKALAAHLPVILLVNKTDRPDARIDEVVHESMDLLLGLASDLADEVPDLDLDKVLEVPVVYAAAKVGRASLEQPANGAAPDNEDLEPLFKTIIEHIPAPTYNPEGVLQAHVTNLDASPFLGRLALLRIYNGTLRKGQTVAWARANGELKNVKITELLATKALDRVPAESAGPGEIVAVAGIEEITIGETLTDAENPQPLPLITVDDPAISMTIGINTSPLAGKVKGAKVTARQVKDRLDKELIGNVSIKVLPTERPDAWEVQGRGELALAILVEQMRREGFELTVGKPQVVTKTVDGKIHEPMEHMTIDVPEEYLGAVTQLMAARKGRMTNMANHGTGWCRMEFIVPARGLIGFRTRFLTDTRGAGIAASISEGYEPWAGPIEYRTNGSMVADRAGVVTPFAMINLQERGSFFVKPTSEVYEGMIVGENSRADDMDVNITKEKKLTNMRAASSDTFENLTPPREFTLEESLEFAREDECVEVTPEAIRIRKVILDTNERAKANRARAKA, from the coding sequence ATGTCTGAAACCACCACCAACACCGCGGTAGCCACTGCATCGCGCAGTGACCTGCGCAACGTCGCGATTGTGGCCCACGTTGACCACGGCAAGACCACCCTGGTCGACGCCATGCTCAAGCAGACCAACTCCTTTGCCGAGCACAACCACCTCGAGGACCGGGTGATGGACTCCGGTGACCTGGAGCGCGAAAAGGGCATCACCATCCTGGCCAAGAACACTACGGTGGCCTACAACGGTCCGTCTTCCAACGGCGAGACCATCACCATCAACGTCATCGACACCCCCGGCCACGCCGACTTCGGCGGCGAGGTGGAGCGCGGCCTGTCCATGGTGGACGGCGTCGTCCTCCTCGTTGACGCCTCTGAGGGCCCGCTGCCCCAGACCCGCTTCGTGCTGCGCAAGGCCCTTGCCGCGCACCTTCCCGTGATCCTGCTGGTCAACAAGACCGACCGCCCCGATGCCCGCATCGACGAAGTGGTCCACGAGTCCATGGACCTGCTCCTGGGCCTGGCCTCCGACCTTGCCGACGAGGTGCCGGACCTGGACCTGGACAAGGTCCTGGAAGTTCCCGTTGTCTACGCCGCCGCCAAGGTTGGCCGCGCATCGCTGGAGCAGCCCGCCAACGGTGCCGCCCCGGACAACGAGGACCTTGAGCCGCTTTTCAAGACCATCATCGAACACATCCCGGCTCCCACCTACAACCCCGAAGGTGTCCTGCAGGCGCACGTCACCAACCTGGACGCTTCCCCGTTCCTGGGCCGCCTGGCGCTGCTGCGCATCTACAACGGCACCCTGCGCAAGGGCCAGACAGTTGCCTGGGCCCGCGCCAACGGTGAACTCAAGAACGTCAAGATCACCGAACTCCTGGCCACCAAGGCGCTGGACCGCGTTCCGGCGGAATCCGCCGGACCGGGCGAAATCGTCGCCGTCGCCGGCATCGAGGAAATCACCATCGGTGAGACCCTGACCGACGCCGAGAACCCGCAGCCGCTGCCGCTGATCACCGTGGACGATCCCGCGATCTCCATGACCATCGGTATCAACACCTCGCCGCTGGCCGGCAAGGTCAAGGGCGCCAAGGTCACCGCCCGCCAGGTCAAGGACCGCCTGGACAAGGAACTGATCGGTAACGTCTCCATCAAGGTGCTCCCCACCGAGCGTCCGGATGCCTGGGAAGTCCAGGGCCGTGGCGAGCTGGCGCTGGCCATCCTGGTTGAGCAGATGCGCCGTGAAGGCTTCGAACTGACCGTTGGCAAGCCGCAGGTTGTCACCAAGACCGTTGACGGCAAGATCCACGAGCCGATGGAGCACATGACCATCGACGTGCCCGAGGAATACCTGGGCGCCGTCACGCAGCTGATGGCTGCCCGCAAGGGCCGCATGACCAACATGGCCAACCACGGCACCGGCTGGTGCCGCATGGAGTTCATCGTTCCCGCCCGCGGCCTGATCGGCTTCCGCACCCGGTTCCTCACCGACACCCGCGGCGCCGGCATCGCAGCGTCCATCTCCGAAGGCTACGAGCCCTGGGCCGGCCCCATCGAGTACCGCACCAACGGCTCCATGGTTGCTGACCGCGCCGGTGTTGTGACCCCGTTCGCCATGATCAACCTGCAGGAACGCGGCTCCTTCTTCGTGAAGCCCACCTCCGAGGTGTACGAGGGCATGATCGTGGGCGAGAACTCCCGCGCCGACGACATGGACGTCAACATCACCAAGGAAAAGAAGCTCACCAACATGCGTGCCGCTTCCTCCGACACCTTCGAGAACCTGACCCCGCCGCGCGAGTTCACCCTCGAGGAATCGCTGGAATTCGCCCGCGAGGACGAGTGCGTCGAGGTGACCCCGGAAGCCATCCGCATCCGCAAGGTCATCCTGGACACCAACGAGCGCGCCAAGGCCAACCGCGCCCGCGCCAAGGCATAG